A section of the Pseudanabaena sp. ABRG5-3 genome encodes:
- a CDS encoding type I polyketide synthase, with protein MALHEDNIRDSDIAIIGMVGRFPKANNVEALWSNLRDGVESISRFSDAELIAAGINLELLSQPNYVKANGLLENVDMFDANFFGFSAKEAEIVDPQHRLFLECAWEALENAGYDPETYQGAIGVYAGTGTNSYLYNNLVPMMQNLDATVAFQVFLGNDKDFVATRTSYKLNLKGPSINVSTACSTSLVVVHLASQSLLSGECDMVLVGGVSIRVPQKTGYLYQQGMIYSPDGHCRAFDAQSQGTIGGNGVGVIVLKRLTDAIADGDYIHAVIKGSAINNDGAMKVGYTAPSVEGQAAVIAEAQAIAEVDADTITYIEAHGTATDLGDPIEIAALTKAFQQSTDQKGFCAIGSLKTNVGHLDAAAGIAGVIKTVQALKHKQIPPSLHFETPNPKIDFANSPFYVNAKLREWEAIAPRRAGVSSFGIGGTNAHVILEEAPALATSGESRPYQLLLLSAKTATALNQAQANLASYLRANANELNLADVAFTLKVGRQAFEHRRMLICENNSAKIQEAITVLDSNDPQRVFSQFTDLKTRPVTMMFSGQGSQYVGMGQELYRHEPVFQEHLDRCCDLLMPHLGLDLRQVLYPEAGRTEEAQQQLQQTAIAQPAIFAIEYALAQLWISWGVKPQAMIGHSIGEYVAACLAQVFDLEEAIKLVAARGRLMQQLPVGAMLAVSLSANEIALFLTPDLAIAAINTPSSTVLAGSLEAIANIEKQLEAKELNYRRLHTSHAFHSAMMEPMLPDFLTLLAKVNLQPPQIPYVSNVTGTWITKTEATDPQYWLRHIRQTVRFADGLQQILKEPQNLLLEVGAGKTLSTLARQQIARSPLNILSSLPHPQDPQSDLAFLFTTLGQLWLAGVPIDWTSFYIDENRHRVPLPTYPFERQSYWIEPKQTAIALANLNQSTAEEIRKPDIADWFYIPAWKQSVSPIAELSLLPRDLGWLIFVDDCQLSDRLIARLTSEQQDITTVTIGREFAKLGDRSYSINPSQPSDYENLIRELRDDLQNRGKRLGHIIHLWNVHRKQLTVDDVLKDEEQVLDLGLHSLIFTTQALGNYFSSENLDIVVISNDLQEVTGTENLCPEKATLLGAVQIVPQEYPNMRCRSVDITLGNEHQPNAKLAEQLLREIITPTSDVAIAYRGNYRWVQQFEPRQFPANPLTESSYQTPNCRIRKSGVYLITGGMGGMGLAFAQYLAQTAQAKLILIGRSPFPDYQDWSHWLDTHEAADETSQKIKQLQSMEALGAEVWTISADVSNLEQMQTVITQAEQRFGKINGVLHAAGVPDYGGVIARRDHPTIAPALAPKFRGTLVLDRLLQNTQLDFLLLCSSLSSLLHGIKFGEVSYCAANDFLDAYAYAKTARDGTFTVAINWTDWKEVGMSVNAAKRSPKAQNDAETMILDGPSPAEGVEIFKRVLQSPSPRVAISTQDLLQLIERYQSLSISSLQEASEEHPNASSLHPRPELANAYVSPRNQTEQTIAKIWQQIIGVDRVGIYDNFFELGGDSLIGLQVISKLNQEFKSNIPVATLYKAPTVSTIAEVINPTATESDPTKQRRDRGERRREKRLNK; from the coding sequence ATGGCTTTACATGAAGATAATATTCGCGACTCCGATATTGCCATCATTGGCATGGTGGGACGCTTCCCAAAGGCGAATAATGTTGAGGCATTATGGAGCAATCTTCGTGATGGAGTAGAGTCAATTTCCAGATTTTCTGATGCAGAGCTAATCGCCGCAGGTATCAATCTAGAGCTACTAAGTCAGCCTAATTATGTCAAAGCGAATGGATTATTAGAAAATGTCGATATGTTTGATGCGAATTTCTTCGGCTTTAGTGCTAAAGAAGCAGAAATAGTCGATCCTCAACATCGCTTATTTCTAGAATGTGCATGGGAAGCCTTAGAGAATGCGGGCTACGATCCTGAAACCTATCAAGGGGCGATCGGGGTCTATGCGGGAACTGGTACGAATAGCTATCTCTACAACAATCTCGTGCCGATGATGCAGAACCTTGATGCAACTGTCGCATTTCAAGTTTTTCTAGGGAATGATAAGGATTTCGTGGCAACGCGAACTTCCTATAAGCTCAATCTCAAAGGACCAAGCATCAATGTTAGTACGGCTTGTTCCACATCTCTCGTAGTTGTACATTTAGCCAGTCAGAGCCTACTGAGTGGGGAATGCGACATGGTGCTGGTCGGCGGCGTATCCATCAGAGTTCCTCAAAAGACAGGTTATCTCTATCAACAGGGAATGATTTATTCGCCCGATGGTCATTGTCGTGCCTTTGATGCCCAGTCACAGGGGACAATCGGCGGAAATGGTGTAGGCGTGATTGTACTGAAGCGCTTGACCGATGCGATCGCCGATGGTGATTACATTCATGCGGTGATTAAAGGCTCGGCAATTAACAATGATGGCGCGATGAAGGTGGGCTATACTGCGCCTAGTGTCGAAGGACAGGCAGCGGTAATTGCCGAAGCTCAAGCAATCGCTGAAGTTGATGCCGACACAATTACCTATATCGAAGCCCACGGTACGGCGACAGATCTGGGCGATCCCATCGAGATTGCAGCGCTCACCAAGGCTTTTCAACAAAGCACCGATCAAAAGGGCTTCTGTGCGATCGGTTCTCTCAAAACTAATGTCGGGCATCTAGATGCAGCCGCAGGGATTGCAGGGGTAATCAAAACTGTCCAAGCCCTCAAGCATAAACAAATCCCCCCCAGCTTGCATTTTGAAACCCCTAATCCCAAGATAGATTTTGCGAATAGTCCTTTCTATGTCAACGCCAAACTAAGGGAATGGGAAGCGATCGCCCCAAGAAGGGCTGGGGTAAGTTCCTTTGGGATTGGTGGTACTAATGCCCATGTGATTTTGGAAGAAGCGCCAGCACTTGCGACCTCTGGTGAATCCCGTCCCTATCAATTGCTACTACTTTCGGCAAAAACTGCCACAGCACTAAATCAAGCCCAAGCCAATTTAGCAAGCTATCTTCGAGCCAACGCTAACGAACTCAATCTTGCAGATGTCGCCTTCACCCTCAAAGTAGGACGACAAGCCTTCGAGCATCGACGGATGCTCATTTGTGAGAATAATAGCGCCAAAATTCAAGAGGCGATCACTGTCTTAGATAGTAACGACCCGCAAAGGGTTTTCAGCCAGTTTACGGATTTAAAAACTCGCCCAGTAACAATGATGTTTTCGGGGCAAGGTTCTCAATATGTGGGCATGGGGCAAGAACTTTATCGCCATGAACCAGTTTTTCAGGAACATCTCGATCGCTGTTGTGATTTATTAATGCCCCACTTGGGACTAGATTTGCGTCAGGTTTTATATCCTGAAGCAGGTCGGACAGAGGAAGCACAGCAACAGTTACAACAAACAGCGATCGCCCAACCCGCAATTTTTGCGATCGAGTATGCCTTGGCACAACTATGGATCTCTTGGGGCGTAAAACCTCAAGCGATGATTGGGCATAGTATTGGCGAATATGTGGCGGCTTGTCTCGCCCAAGTTTTTGACTTAGAAGAGGCTATCAAGCTTGTGGCGGCAAGGGGCAGATTAATGCAACAGTTGCCCGTAGGGGCGATGTTAGCCGTCTCTTTATCAGCAAACGAAATCGCACTCTTCCTCACCCCCGATCTGGCGATCGCCGCCATCAATACCCCATCCTCAACGGTATTAGCTGGTTCTTTAGAAGCGATCGCCAATATCGAGAAGCAACTCGAAGCCAAGGAATTAAATTATCGCCGCCTTCACACTTCCCATGCTTTCCATTCCGCGATGATGGAACCGATGCTACCTGATTTCCTGACTCTATTAGCCAAAGTTAATCTTCAGCCTCCCCAAATTCCCTATGTCTCCAACGTCACAGGTACATGGATTACCAAAACTGAAGCCACCGATCCCCAATATTGGCTGAGGCATATTCGCCAAACTGTACGATTTGCAGATGGGCTACAACAAATTCTTAAAGAGCCACAAAACTTACTGTTAGAAGTTGGCGCAGGGAAAACTTTAAGCACTTTGGCGCGTCAACAGATAGCGCGATCGCCTCTGAATATTTTATCTTCTCTACCCCATCCCCAAGATCCTCAATCAGATTTAGCTTTTCTATTTACTACCCTTGGTCAGCTATGGCTCGCGGGTGTTCCCATCGACTGGACAAGCTTTTACATCGATGAAAATCGTCATCGTGTTCCTTTACCTACCTATCCCTTTGAGCGTCAAAGCTACTGGATTGAACCCAAGCAAACGGCGATCGCCTTAGCTAATCTAAATCAATCAACAGCCGAGGAAATTAGAAAACCTGATATTGCGGATTGGTTCTATATTCCTGCATGGAAACAATCGGTTTCACCCATTGCCGAACTGAGTTTATTGCCTCGCGATCTAGGCTGGTTAATCTTTGTCGATGATTGTCAACTCAGCGATCGCCTGATCGCGCGTCTCACATCTGAGCAGCAAGATATCACAACAGTCACGATTGGTCGCGAATTTGCGAAATTAGGCGATCGCAGTTACAGCATTAACCCTAGTCAACCTTCGGACTATGAGAACTTAATTCGGGAATTAAGAGACGATCTTCAAAATCGCGGCAAGCGATTAGGTCACATTATCCATTTATGGAATGTGCATAGAAAGCAACTTACTGTCGATGATGTCTTAAAGGATGAGGAGCAAGTTTTAGATCTGGGACTGCATAGTCTAATTTTTACCACTCAAGCCCTAGGTAATTACTTCTCATCTGAGAATTTAGATATCGTCGTGATTTCCAATGATCTCCAAGAAGTCACAGGCACAGAAAATCTCTGTCCCGAAAAAGCAACGCTACTGGGGGCAGTGCAGATCGTGCCACAGGAATATCCCAATATGCGCTGTCGCAGTGTGGATATCACGCTAGGAAACGAACATCAACCCAATGCGAAATTGGCTGAGCAATTACTCCGCGAAATTATTACGCCCACCTCGGATGTGGCGATCGCCTATCGTGGCAACTATCGATGGGTGCAGCAATTTGAGCCACGCCAATTTCCTGCCAATCCCTTAACTGAGTCAAGTTATCAAACTCCCAATTGTCGGATTAGAAAGTCAGGAGTCTATCTGATCACAGGGGGCATGGGCGGTATGGGGCTTGCCTTTGCTCAATATCTAGCCCAAACTGCTCAAGCCAAATTAATCTTAATTGGGCGATCGCCTTTTCCCGACTATCAAGACTGGTCACATTGGCTAGATACCCATGAGGCAGCAGATGAGACTTCGCAAAAAATTAAGCAACTGCAAAGTATGGAAGCTTTGGGCGCAGAAGTGTGGACAATTAGCGCTGATGTATCCAATCTTGAACAGATGCAAACAGTCATCACTCAAGCAGAGCAACGCTTTGGCAAGATTAATGGCGTACTCCATGCCGCAGGTGTCCCTGACTATGGCGGCGTAATTGCTCGGCGCGATCACCCCACCATCGCCCCCGCCTTAGCACCAAAATTCAGAGGGACTTTAGTATTAGATCGACTATTGCAAAACACGCAACTGGATTTTCTCTTACTCTGCTCCTCCCTCAGTTCCCTATTGCATGGCATTAAATTTGGAGAAGTCAGTTATTGCGCGGCAAATGACTTTCTCGATGCCTATGCCTATGCCAAAACTGCGCGAGACGGTACTTTTACCGTTGCCATTAACTGGACTGATTGGAAAGAGGTGGGAATGTCCGTCAATGCTGCCAAGCGATCGCCTAAAGCCCAAAATGACGCTGAGACAATGATCCTTGATGGGCCCTCTCCAGCAGAAGGCGTAGAAATTTTTAAACGAGTTTTACAAAGCCCTAGTCCTCGCGTTGCCATCTCAACGCAGGACTTACTTCAACTAATTGAGCGTTATCAGTCTCTATCTATATCTTCATTACAAGAAGCCTCAGAGGAGCATCCTAACGCTTCCAGTCTTCACCCTCGACCCGAACTAGCTAATGCCTACGTCTCCCCTCGCAACCAAACTGAACAGACGATCGCCAAGATTTGGCAACAGATTATCGGTGTAGATCGGGTAGGTATTTATGATAATTTCTTTGAATTAGGCGGCGATTCTTTGATTGGTTTACAGGTAATTTCTAAATTAAATCAAGAGTTCAAGTCAAATATTCCCGTCGCCACTCTCTATAAAGCTCCAACAGTCAGTACCATCGCCGAAGTAATTAATCCCACAGCCACCGAAAGCGATCCGACTAAGCAAAGACGAGATCGCGGCGAAAGACGACGCGAAAAAAGATTAAATAAATAA
- a CDS encoding polysaccharide biosynthesis protein: MKKNILDASKVRNRYYFIVDTLIFLIITTLALIVRLDGNLGSIPNYQWLLCFATLFFASIKLSTLIGFGIYSRFWQYAGARDFIDIASAIFLATVIEAVALNFLYNLSGSYFPVISNLPRSLFLIDALLSLVAVSGFRYGMRELLQHRKLRNARCKVAMPQSNTRVLIVGAGNAGTSLVRQMQVSSEHGLLPIAFIDDNPSKLHQKILGINVVGNRFKIGHVIQSMRIDKVIIAMPSAAGENIRAIVEICNQRNVPVITLPSLTEILSGDRGIKVNNLRNVEIEDLLRRQPIETDLQKVSELVRGKKILVTGAGGSIGSEICRQVCNFQPSEIMLLGKGENSIFLIHQELEKAIQSMGLDIPVPKLHTYICDIRSYSRLKYIFENFRPNIVFHAAAHKHVPLMELNPPEAITTNIFGTKNLVELANAYNVENFVMISTDKSVNPTNIMGATKRVAEMVVLQIAKKYHKSFTVVRFGNVLGSRGSVVPTFKRQIAAGGPVTITHPDIIRYFMTIPEAVQLVLQTSVLGRGGEVCMLDMGEPVKIVDLAKDLIHLSGYEVGKDIDIVYTGLRPGEKLFEELFIPGEKYERTEHEKIRVVWNASDRLPQHLDATLAKLAEAAEYNDSWTICTLLKTIVLGYVPSLSFNSESDETVSELVADKLGDRELTAINQNLKIDMNKLAQVSRLEHIYNQSSNDGIDYYPVYQPRFSARDLQTALEEQQFIFYYQPIVDLKTKKTIGFESFLRWQHPEQGLIASCDFIEDLEESGLIIALGWWTIDEICHHINIWEQQFPNKPIEISLNLSVQQFFHPDLLAQITTIIYKYAISPASLALEIPESTIRNNPQMATTILSKLKALGVKLQLDKFGIDLDFVNYSQAMPLLYSQFDRLKIHQTVIQDLTNNNHLLISINKFAQALNIDVIAVGVETSAQRDRLESLNCKYGQGYLFAKPSY; encoded by the coding sequence ATGAAAAAAAATATTTTAGATGCTTCCAAAGTAAGAAATCGCTATTATTTTATAGTTGACACTTTGATATTTTTGATCATAACTACTTTAGCTTTAATTGTCAGATTAGATGGCAATCTAGGTAGTATTCCTAATTATCAATGGTTACTTTGTTTTGCTACATTGTTTTTTGCCAGCATTAAACTGTCAACATTGATTGGCTTTGGTATATACAGCCGATTTTGGCAATATGCTGGAGCAAGAGACTTTATCGATATTGCCTCTGCAATTTTTCTCGCTACAGTAATTGAAGCCGTTGCCTTAAATTTTCTATATAACTTATCAGGATCGTATTTCCCTGTAATCAGCAATTTGCCGCGATCTCTATTTTTGATTGATGCGCTGCTTAGTTTAGTCGCAGTTTCAGGATTTCGTTACGGAATGCGTGAATTGCTTCAGCATCGCAAGCTTAGAAACGCAAGATGCAAAGTGGCTATGCCTCAAAGTAATACTAGGGTTTTGATCGTCGGTGCAGGTAATGCGGGAACTTCCCTCGTACGACAAATGCAAGTCAGCTCAGAACATGGACTTCTGCCGATCGCTTTTATTGATGATAATCCTAGTAAGCTTCATCAAAAGATCCTAGGTATCAATGTCGTAGGTAACCGCTTTAAAATTGGTCATGTGATCCAGTCAATGCGAATTGACAAGGTAATTATTGCGATGCCATCTGCTGCGGGTGAGAATATCCGCGCTATTGTTGAAATTTGTAATCAGAGAAATGTCCCTGTAATTACTTTGCCGAGTTTAACGGAAATTTTGAGTGGCGATCGCGGCATTAAAGTTAATAATTTGCGGAATGTGGAGATTGAGGATTTATTACGTCGCCAGCCGATTGAAACCGATCTACAGAAAGTATCTGAACTTGTGCGGGGTAAAAAGATCCTAGTCACAGGGGCAGGTGGCTCGATTGGCAGTGAGATCTGTCGTCAAGTTTGTAATTTTCAACCTAGTGAAATCATGTTGCTAGGTAAGGGTGAGAACTCCATTTTCCTGATTCATCAGGAACTAGAGAAAGCGATTCAGTCGATGGGACTTGATATTCCCGTTCCGAAACTCCACACTTATATTTGTGATATTCGCTCCTATTCTCGTCTCAAATATATATTTGAAAATTTTCGCCCTAACATTGTGTTTCATGCTGCCGCCCATAAACACGTTCCCTTAATGGAGCTAAATCCACCTGAAGCGATTACTACTAATATATTTGGCACTAAAAATCTGGTTGAACTTGCGAATGCTTATAATGTCGAGAATTTTGTGATGATTTCCACTGACAAGTCCGTTAATCCCACAAATATTATGGGTGCAACGAAGCGGGTTGCCGAAATGGTGGTTTTGCAGATTGCCAAAAAATATCATAAATCGTTTACCGTTGTGCGGTTTGGCAATGTTTTGGGCAGTCGTGGCAGCGTGGTTCCCACCTTTAAGCGGCAGATTGCGGCAGGGGGACCAGTGACGATTACCCACCCTGATATCATTCGCTACTTTATGACCATTCCTGAAGCTGTGCAGTTGGTTTTGCAAACTTCGGTTTTAGGAAGAGGTGGTGAGGTTTGTATGCTGGATATGGGTGAGCCTGTGAAAATTGTGGATCTGGCTAAGGATTTGATCCATCTTTCGGGTTATGAAGTCGGTAAAGATATTGACATTGTTTACACAGGCTTACGTCCGGGCGAAAAGTTATTTGAGGAGCTGTTTATTCCTGGTGAGAAGTATGAACGTACTGAGCATGAGAAGATTCGGGTTGTGTGGAATGCTAGCGATCGCTTGCCTCAGCATTTAGATGCTACGCTTGCTAAACTTGCTGAAGCAGCCGAGTATAACGACTCTTGGACTATCTGTACATTATTAAAGACTATTGTTTTAGGCTATGTACCAAGTCTTTCGTTCAATTCAGAATCTGATGAAACTGTTAGCGAACTTGTTGCTGACAAATTAGGCGATCGCGAACTTACTGCAATCAATCAAAATCTGAAGATTGATATGAATAAATTAGCGCAGGTCTCAAGATTGGAACATATATACAATCAGTCCAGTAATGATGGTATTGATTATTATCCAGTCTATCAACCACGATTTTCAGCAAGGGATTTACAAACTGCCCTAGAGGAGCAGCAGTTTATCTTCTACTATCAGCCTATTGTCGATCTAAAAACTAAAAAAACCATTGGATTTGAGTCCTTCTTGCGTTGGCAGCATCCAGAACAGGGATTAATTGCTTCCTGTGATTTTATTGAGGATTTAGAAGAGTCGGGTTTGATTATTGCGCTGGGCTGGTGGACGATTGATGAAATCTGTCATCACATTAATATTTGGGAACAGCAATTTCCGAATAAACCAATTGAGATCAGTCTGAATTTATCGGTTCAACAGTTCTTTCATCCCGATTTATTAGCGCAGATCACAACAATCATTTATAAATATGCCATTAGTCCCGCTAGTTTAGCATTGGAAATTCCTGAAAGTACGATTCGGAATAATCCGCAAATGGCAACTACAATTTTATCTAAGCTGAAAGCCTTAGGCGTAAAACTACAGTTGGATAAGTTTGGAATCGATCTTGATTTTGTGAACTATTCTCAAGCGATGCCTCTCCTATATTCTCAATTCGATCGCCTAAAAATTCATCAGACTGTCATTCAAGATTTAACCAACAACAATCATCTATTAATCTCCATTAACAAGTTTGCTCAAGCTTTGAATATTGATGTAATTGCCGTTGGTGTTGAGACTTCAGCCCAGCGAGATCGTTTAGAGTCACTAAATTGTAAGTATGGACAAGGATATCTATTTGCGAAACCTAGCTATTAA
- a CDS encoding GumC family protein: MNSPEETTDLQKYILILKRRIIPASAVFVVTTSLVTIFAFIQKPSYQLEGKLLVKRESATSSLTGLGKELSELTPLSDTAFPLDTQTEILKSAPIIDRVIKDLEIPPDPMLYLQFFGNDLPINLPSFGQSDKNKLILRRIFLKKLKVEKSRGTDVLAITYNDTDPKRGVMIVNTIMNYYLEDNLRVNRLEAVAARLFIEDQLPQAEKKLRNTEAALRRFREDSQIVNSEQEAISAVNVDTDAQRQINKAEADLADTEAQLSSLQSKFNISSEQSILLANISDAPGVQRALQEFQQVESKLAIERNRFTDSNPIVVALSNDASRLKQILRDRIQQAAPTQNENIDNILQVGLLQQNLTQDLVRLEGKRTGLIRQLETLRQTRDTYRTKANIFPKLLQKQQELNQQLQAYQTTYTQLLQKLQEIRIAENQAIGNARIISEADIPDQPTSPWKLLYAIVGALLGVLLGVITAFVIETQDKSIWTIEETRRIFNCKLLCIIPHLDLPSSELILRYESQSPLWESYRMLRASLNYLGSIKENKIIVISSAVPNEGKSTVSANLAIAMAQTKQRVLLIDADLHNPHQHEIWSVSNDIGLSNILDSNTNVLSVIKVNTNSPDLLTSGSSTSNPSSLLDSPKLRATINELSNHYDFIIIDTPPLSVAADAIILGQLSDNILLIARPGIVDSLNAVFVKEMIDKSGQNIMGLVINGAHPKQDPQGKQYFNNTYYSNASLKNTSNNEATESPS, from the coding sequence ATGAATTCACCAGAGGAAACTACAGATTTGCAAAAATACATCTTGATTTTAAAAAGACGGATTATCCCTGCTAGTGCAGTCTTTGTAGTTACAACTTCCTTAGTCACAATATTTGCATTCATCCAAAAGCCCTCCTACCAACTCGAAGGTAAGTTACTGGTCAAAAGAGAAAGTGCAACCTCTTCACTTACGGGCTTGGGCAAAGAATTAAGTGAACTCACCCCCTTGTCTGATACAGCTTTCCCTCTCGATACCCAAACCGAAATTCTCAAATCTGCACCAATTATAGATAGAGTCATCAAGGATTTAGAAATACCTCCCGACCCCATGCTCTATTTGCAATTTTTCGGGAACGATCTTCCTATTAATCTTCCTTCGTTCGGACAGTCTGATAAGAACAAACTGATCTTGCGCCGTATTTTCTTAAAAAAGCTAAAGGTTGAAAAATCACGAGGAACAGATGTTTTAGCTATCACATACAATGACACAGATCCCAAACGAGGGGTGATGATTGTGAACACGATCATGAACTATTATTTAGAAGATAATTTGCGCGTCAACAGACTAGAAGCAGTTGCAGCAAGATTATTCATTGAAGATCAGTTACCCCAAGCAGAAAAGAAACTACGGAATACTGAAGCAGCGCTCAGAAGGTTTAGAGAAGATAGCCAAATTGTCAATTCAGAACAAGAAGCTATATCAGCAGTTAATGTTGATACTGATGCCCAAAGACAAATTAATAAAGCGGAAGCTGATCTAGCGGATACAGAGGCTCAATTAAGTAGTTTACAAAGTAAGTTCAATATTTCATCTGAACAATCTATTTTATTAGCCAATATTAGCGATGCTCCAGGTGTACAGAGAGCTTTACAAGAATTTCAACAGGTAGAAAGTAAGCTAGCGATTGAAAGAAATCGTTTTACAGATAGTAATCCTATAGTTGTTGCTTTAAGTAATGATGCTAGCCGTCTCAAACAAATTTTACGCGATCGCATTCAACAAGCAGCCCCCACGCAAAATGAGAATATAGACAACATTTTGCAAGTTGGTTTACTACAGCAAAATCTAACGCAAGATCTTGTTCGGTTAGAAGGTAAGCGGACAGGACTCATTCGACAATTAGAAACCCTACGTCAAACGAGAGATACCTATAGAACTAAGGCTAATATTTTCCCAAAACTATTACAAAAACAGCAAGAGCTAAATCAACAATTACAGGCTTATCAAACTACTTATACGCAGTTATTGCAAAAACTACAAGAAATCAGAATTGCCGAAAATCAGGCAATTGGTAATGCTCGCATCATTTCTGAGGCGGATATTCCTGATCAGCCAACCTCTCCGTGGAAGCTTCTCTATGCCATTGTCGGTGCATTATTAGGAGTTTTATTAGGAGTAATTACTGCATTTGTAATAGAAACCCAAGATAAATCAATTTGGACAATCGAAGAGACTAGAAGAATATTTAACTGCAAACTGTTATGTATAATTCCTCACCTTGATTTGCCAAGCTCTGAGCTAATTTTAAGATATGAAAGTCAATCACCTTTATGGGAATCCTATCGGATGCTAAGAGCTAGTTTAAATTATTTAGGTTCGATTAAAGAGAACAAGATTATAGTTATTTCTAGTGCTGTTCCTAATGAAGGTAAATCTACGGTTTCTGCTAATTTAGCGATCGCTATGGCTCAAACCAAACAGAGAGTATTATTAATTGATGCCGATCTCCATAATCCTCACCAGCATGAGATTTGGTCTGTATCTAACGATATTGGATTAAGCAACATTTTAGACAGTAATACCAATGTTTTGTCAGTAATTAAAGTCAACACTAATAGTCCTGATCTATTAACATCGGGGTCATCAACATCAAATCCATCTAGTCTTTTAGACTCTCCAAAACTTAGAGCAACTATCAATGAATTATCTAATCACTATGACTTTATTATTATTGATACTCCACCCTTAAGCGTGGCTGCCGATGCGATAATTTTGGGTCAATTATCTGACAATATTTTATTAATAGCTAGACCTGGAATAGTTGATTCATTGAATGCAGTTTTTGTTAAAGAAATGATTGATAAGTCAGGGCAAAATATTATGGGACTTGTGATTAATGGAGCACATCCTAAACAAGATCCTCAAGGTAAGCAGTACTTCAACAATACCTACTACAGCAATGCCTCTTTGAAAAACACCTCTAACAATGAGGCTACAGAGTCTCCAAGCTGA
- a CDS encoding aminoglycoside phosphotransferase family protein codes for MIDIPLVYKLLKEQHPDLANLPIQSVDAGLDNAMFRLGDRLSVRLPRREIAAKLIENEQTWLPLIADRLPIPIPNSYRIGQPNQDYPYRWSVLPWLDGIPADQEEPDPNQAKILATFLRSLHIPAPPNAPENIFRGVPLTQRAAVIEERMQRLELQTELITSDIKQTWQMALNAPIDVEAKWIHGDLHSRNILVKNGAIAGIIDWGDMTSGDIATDLASIWMLFGDRDACQQAIATYANISEATLQRAKGWAIAFGVMLLDLGLTNDPRYTVMGKRALQRVAEDVVKSIER; via the coding sequence ATGATTGATATTCCCCTTGTTTACAAGCTTCTAAAAGAACAACATCCCGATCTTGCTAATTTGCCAATTCAGTCTGTAGATGCGGGTTTAGACAATGCCATGTTTCGACTTGGCGATCGCTTATCCGTAAGACTACCGCGCCGCGAAATAGCAGCAAAATTGATTGAGAATGAACAAACTTGGCTACCACTCATTGCCGATCGCTTACCCATTCCGATTCCCAATTCCTATAGAATCGGTCAACCAAATCAAGATTATCCCTATCGATGGAGTGTGTTGCCTTGGTTAGATGGTATTCCTGCCGATCAAGAAGAACCTGATCCAAATCAAGCAAAAATCTTGGCTACATTTTTGCGATCGCTCCATATTCCCGCACCACCCAATGCACCTGAAAATATCTTTCGCGGTGTACCCTTGACTCAACGGGCGGCAGTTATAGAAGAGCGAATGCAAAGACTGGAATTACAAACAGAACTAATTACATCAGATATCAAACAAACTTGGCAGATGGCTCTGAATGCACCCATTGATGTTGAAGCAAAGTGGATACATGGCGACCTCCATTCCCGCAATATCCTTGTAAAGAATGGCGCGATCGCAGGAATCATTGATTGGGGTGACATGACATCAGGGGATATCGCCACCGATCTTGCTTCAATCTGGATGCTCTTTGGCGATCGCGATGCATGTCAACAGGCGATCGCTACCTATGCCAATATTTCTGAGGCAACATTACAACGGGCAAAGGGATGGGCGATCGCTTTTGGGGTGATGTTGCTAGACTTAGGACTAACAAATGATCCTAGATATACAGTCATGGGAAAAAGAGCATTACAGCGTGTAGCTGAAGACGTTGTGAAATCTATCGAGAGATGA